The Chloroflexota bacterium genome window below encodes:
- a CDS encoding DNRLRE domain-containing protein, translating to MSGFGARARGRPNAVAVVGMLAVALCVLTASVAAAAALSISPAFLMGASKTYGAPTTCTLTAVADASVNAAQATTNFGTNTQLNVSPDSLAIRRTFVRFDLTGCSPTIPPDAIVQTATVRLTTASAVLAARTINLRSVSAAWTEAAVTWNNQPAVAASNTSSADVTLGQAAGTVLSWTATSDIQSFVAGAATDFGFRLSDSAEGTALGVPLVLNAREGASGLPQVVVTYLK from the coding sequence ATGAGCGGCTTCGGAGCTCGCGCGCGGGGACGACCGAACGCCGTGGCAGTCGTCGGCATGCTGGCTGTCGCGCTCTGCGTCCTGACCGCGTCCGTTGCCGCCGCGGCCGCCCTGTCCATCTCACCCGCGTTTCTGATGGGAGCGAGTAAGACATACGGAGCGCCCACCACCTGCACGCTGACGGCGGTTGCTGATGCCAGTGTCAACGCCGCGCAGGCGACGACGAATTTCGGCACGAACACCCAGCTGAATGTGAGCCCCGACTCGCTTGCGATCCGACGGACATTCGTCCGATTCGACCTGACAGGCTGTTCACCCACGATCCCTCCCGATGCAATCGTGCAGACGGCAACGGTGCGGCTCACCACGGCGTCGGCCGTGCTTGCCGCGCGCACGATCAACCTGAGGTCCGTGTCCGCTGCCTGGACCGAGGCCGCCGTCACCTGGAACAACCAACCGGCAGTCGCCGCTTCGAACACCTCCTCAGCGGACGTCACCCTTGGCCAGGCCGCGGGCACGGTCCTCTCGTGGACGGCCACCTCCGACATTCAGTCCTTCGTCGCGGGAGCCGCGACCGACTTCGGGTTCCGGCTGAGCGACAGCGCCGAGGGCACGGCGCTGGGTGTCCCGCTGGTCCTGAATGCTCGGGAGGGGGCCAGTGGCCTCCCGCAGGTTGTAGTGACGTACCTCAAGTGA
- a CDS encoding signal peptidase I, whose product MGRFVGALLTIAALGAAVAWFVMLRPAALGGPAGYILVSGRSMEPNVHEGSLVVTLRQPDYRAGDIVAYRIPAGEPAAGLHVIHRIFGGSRDAGFVMRGDNASGSDVWRPGPDDILGKAQVIVPGAMTVLLFARSPIVAASTAAALAVYLILGFWTPRPRAARPEPGRSYNPVPSDMTFTGDAAALRGATTRDNNQHHLQEPDRRPMGRRQVGRDIR is encoded by the coding sequence ATGGGACGGTTCGTCGGAGCACTGCTCACCATCGCGGCGCTCGGCGCGGCCGTGGCCTGGTTCGTCATGCTTCGTCCCGCGGCGTTGGGCGGGCCTGCGGGCTACATCCTCGTCTCGGGGCGCAGCATGGAGCCGAACGTCCACGAGGGCTCCCTGGTCGTCACGCTCCGCCAGCCCGACTACCGCGCAGGCGACATCGTGGCCTACCGCATCCCGGCCGGAGAGCCGGCCGCCGGACTGCACGTCATCCATCGGATCTTTGGGGGTTCACGGGACGCCGGGTTCGTCATGCGGGGCGACAATGCGAGCGGCTCGGACGTCTGGCGGCCCGGCCCGGATGACATCTTGGGAAAGGCGCAGGTCATCGTCCCGGGGGCGATGACGGTCCTGCTGTTCGCGCGCTCGCCGATCGTTGCCGCATCGACCGCGGCCGCGCTGGCCGTGTACCTGATCCTGGGGTTCTGGACGCCGAGACCCCGCGCGGCGAGGCCCGAGCCTGGTCGGTCGTACAATCCGGTGCCAAGCGACATGACGTTCACCGGCGATGCCGCCGCCCTACGAGGAGCCACCACCCGTGACAATAACCAGCACCACCTTCAAGAACCTGATCGGCGGCCGATGGGTCGACGCCAGGTCGGGCGCGACATTCGATAG
- a CDS encoding aldehyde dehydrogenase family protein: protein MTITSTTFKNLIGGRWVDARSGATFDSLSPANHEDVIGTFPASSAADVDAAVKAAKAAYPAWSLMPAPKRGEILFKVARILAEHKEELSRLMTREMGKVLPEARGDVQEAIDVAYYMAGEGRRLFGQTVPSEMPDKFAMAIRRPIGVAGIITPWNFPIAIPAWKLFPALICGNTAVIKPASDTPACAIRFVELLMEGGIPDGVVNIVTGSGGEVGNAIVEHPDVRVISFTGHTDTGVEISRRAAETLKRVSLELGGKNPIVIWEDADLGLALDSAVWSAFGTSGQRCTAASRLIVHRSVHDTFVEALRKRVAALVLGDGLDEKTDVGPVINDKAVERIAAYAAIGRNEADLVIGGEPAREAALSKGSFFQPTIFTEVKPDARIAMEEIFGPVTSVIPVETWEETVRIVNSVKYGLSTSLFTRDVNLAFRSIRDFDSGLGYVNHGTIGAEAHLPFGGTKATGNGHREVGQAALDFFSEWKSVYIDYSGKLQRAQIDMDFVDQEQV, encoded by the coding sequence GTGACAATAACCAGCACCACCTTCAAGAACCTGATCGGCGGCCGATGGGTCGACGCCAGGTCGGGCGCGACATTCGATAGCCTCAGCCCGGCCAACCACGAGGATGTGATCGGCACCTTCCCGGCCTCGAGCGCGGCCGATGTGGACGCAGCCGTCAAGGCAGCGAAGGCGGCATACCCGGCGTGGTCGCTCATGCCGGCGCCGAAGCGCGGCGAGATCCTGTTCAAGGTGGCGCGCATCCTGGCCGAGCACAAGGAAGAGCTGTCACGGCTCATGACCCGCGAGATGGGCAAGGTCCTGCCGGAGGCGCGCGGCGACGTGCAGGAGGCGATCGACGTCGCCTACTACATGGCCGGCGAGGGCCGGCGCCTGTTCGGGCAAACCGTGCCATCTGAGATGCCGGACAAGTTCGCGATGGCCATCCGCAGGCCGATCGGCGTGGCCGGCATCATCACCCCCTGGAACTTCCCGATCGCGATCCCCGCCTGGAAGCTCTTCCCGGCGCTGATCTGCGGCAACACCGCGGTCATCAAGCCGGCCAGCGACACGCCGGCATGCGCCATTCGCTTCGTCGAGCTGCTGATGGAGGGCGGCATCCCGGACGGAGTGGTCAACATCGTGACCGGCTCGGGCGGCGAGGTCGGCAACGCCATCGTCGAGCATCCGGACGTGCGGGTCATCAGCTTCACCGGCCACACCGATACCGGCGTCGAGATCAGCCGGCGCGCGGCCGAGACCCTCAAGCGCGTCAGCCTGGAGCTGGGCGGCAAGAACCCGATCGTCATCTGGGAGGACGCGGACCTGGGCCTCGCCCTGGACAGCGCCGTCTGGTCGGCCTTCGGGACAAGCGGCCAGCGCTGCACCGCGGCTTCACGCCTGATCGTGCATCGGTCCGTGCATGACACCTTCGTCGAGGCGCTCCGCAAGCGAGTGGCGGCCCTGGTGCTGGGAGACGGCCTGGACGAGAAGACCGATGTCGGGCCGGTCATCAACGACAAGGCGGTCGAGCGCATTGCGGCGTACGCCGCCATCGGTCGCAACGAGGCTGACCTGGTGATCGGCGGCGAGCCGGCGCGCGAGGCCGCCCTCTCCAAGGGGAGCTTCTTCCAGCCGACCATCTTCACCGAGGTGAAGCCCGATGCGCGCATCGCGATGGAGGAGATCTTCGGCCCGGTGACATCGGTCATTCCGGTGGAGACGTGGGAGGAGACCGTGCGGATCGTGAACTCCGTCAAGTACGGCCTCTCGACCTCGCTCTTCACGCGCGACGTCAACCTGGCGTTCCGCTCGATCCGCGACTTCGACTCGGGGCTGGGGTACGTGAACCACGGCACCATCGGGGCCGAGGCGCACCTGCCGTTCGGCGGCACCAAGGCGACCGGCAACGGTCACCGCGAGGTGGGGCAGGCCGCACTCGACTTCTTCAGCGAGTGGAAGAGCGTCTACATCGACTACTCCGGGAAGCTGCAGCGGGCGCAGATCGACATGGACTTCGTCGACCAGGAGCAGGTCTAG
- a CDS encoding DinB family protein: MADDRSYIDANTRERERLRALVEGLDDEALTAPVNEYWTIAGVLGHIAYWDIRVLVLAEKIERGEPWAPGDAEPDGDWLNDSTRPLIHAIPPREAAQLAVRIAEQCDALVAELPLDRILPRDPDSPIWPGRSDHRGEHLDEIEAALRARG; encoded by the coding sequence ATGGCTGACGATCGGTCCTACATCGATGCGAACACTCGAGAGCGCGAGCGTCTGCGCGCGCTCGTCGAAGGGCTCGACGACGAAGCCCTTACCGCTCCTGTGAACGAGTACTGGACCATCGCCGGCGTGCTCGGTCACATCGCGTACTGGGACATCCGCGTCCTGGTCCTCGCCGAGAAGATCGAGCGCGGCGAGCCGTGGGCGCCGGGGGACGCCGAGCCTGACGGCGACTGGCTCAACGACTCGACCCGTCCGCTGATCCACGCGATCCCCCCGAGGGAGGCCGCGCAGCTGGCCGTGCGGATCGCCGAGCAGTGCGACGCGCTTGTCGCGGAGCTGCCCCTGGACCGAATCTTGCCCCGCGACCCCGACAGCCCGATCTGGCCTGGGCGCAGCGATCACCGCGGGGAGCACCTCGACGAGATCGAGGCCGCGCTGCGAGCGCGCGGCTGA
- a CDS encoding LON peptidase substrate-binding domain-containing protein, which translates to MRLPFFPLHLVLFPHLPLPLHIFEERYRAMTHDLLADGSPYAGRFVISSGGDDDAPEGSVGTVAEVRRAERFADGRWALVVVGAERVSLGPVDRSGTYALIEVQPLPESVGDADTAGRLLPEVQAALDAYLDTVKRFVASAASVGRESQEITDVAASLDEVLKPIRLPDDPLAASYAVAGVLQIELNRKQQLLELPDGASRLEAELSLLRREARLLADGAMPPISRDDLRYNPN; encoded by the coding sequence ATGCGGCTTCCGTTCTTCCCGCTCCACCTCGTCCTCTTCCCGCATCTGCCACTGCCGCTCCACATCTTCGAGGAGCGCTATCGGGCCATGACCCACGACCTCCTGGCCGATGGCTCCCCGTATGCCGGCCGCTTCGTGATCAGCAGCGGTGGCGACGATGACGCGCCGGAGGGCTCGGTGGGCACCGTGGCCGAGGTGCGCCGCGCCGAGCGATTCGCCGACGGGCGCTGGGCGCTGGTGGTGGTCGGGGCCGAGCGCGTTTCGCTGGGTCCGGTGGATCGGTCCGGGACCTACGCGCTGATCGAGGTCCAGCCCCTGCCGGAATCGGTGGGAGACGCCGATACCGCGGGTCGGCTGCTCCCGGAAGTGCAGGCAGCACTGGATGCCTACCTCGACACGGTGAAACGCTTCGTGGCGTCGGCTGCGTCTGTAGGGCGAGAATCACAGGAGATCACCGACGTGGCCGCTTCCCTCGACGAGGTGCTCAAGCCGATCCGGCTGCCGGACGACCCCCTGGCCGCCAGCTACGCGGTGGCCGGGGTGCTGCAGATCGAGCTGAACCGCAAGCAGCAGCTGCTGGAGCTGCCCGACGGTGCGAGCCGCCTCGAAGCTGAGCTCAGCCTGCTGCGCCGTGAAGCGCGCCTCCTCGCTGATGGCGCCATGCCGCCGATCAGTCGCGACGACCTTCGCTACAACCCTAATTGA
- a CDS encoding polysaccharide deacetylase family protein, producing MTPRRLAAGLAVTLLMAACAPGVSPTPSASGSASQQPSPIETPFGTILPSEVESSAPSVTAGPSGTTYTVRGGDTLSSIARSWGTTVQQLQAWNASSHPSLISDPNTLQAGWILVVAGDPGATPLPTAAPTGAPTPRPTPAPSGCRAGNRVAAGTQQTFSTIPNAGHGVALTLDMGGRLEPGIDILNLLIANHVCVTIFPTGAMAQTAQGKQVMALIKAHPELFEIGNHTMHHCDLVRGGGGSPTTAPCAGGAPTADFIRTQLTDAAAILKQLSGQQPVPYWRPPYGSVNAAVRDAAASVGYTKTFMWDIDTIDWKPISDGGPTAQQIATKVISNARDGSNVLMHLGGYQTLKALEIMIPGLRDRGFLLTSLSDLLN from the coding sequence ATGACCCCCCGCCGCCTCGCCGCCGGCCTGGCGGTCACGCTGCTGATGGCCGCCTGCGCTCCCGGCGTCAGCCCGACGCCCAGTGCGAGCGGGAGTGCCAGCCAGCAACCCTCGCCGATCGAGACGCCATTCGGCACCATCCTGCCGAGCGAGGTCGAATCGTCCGCGCCGAGCGTGACCGCCGGCCCGTCTGGAACGACCTACACGGTGCGTGGGGGCGATACGCTCTCGTCGATCGCCCGGTCCTGGGGGACGACCGTGCAGCAGCTCCAGGCCTGGAACGCCAGCTCCCATCCCTCGCTCATCAGCGATCCGAACACGCTCCAGGCCGGCTGGATCCTGGTCGTGGCGGGCGACCCGGGGGCGACGCCGCTGCCCACCGCAGCCCCCACCGGCGCGCCGACCCCCAGACCGACGCCCGCACCCAGCGGATGCCGGGCGGGCAACCGCGTGGCGGCCGGCACGCAGCAGACCTTCAGCACGATCCCGAACGCCGGGCACGGCGTGGCCCTCACCCTGGACATGGGTGGCCGGCTGGAGCCCGGGATCGACATCCTCAACCTGCTGATCGCCAACCACGTGTGCGTGACGATCTTTCCGACCGGGGCCATGGCGCAGACCGCCCAGGGCAAGCAGGTGATGGCGTTGATCAAGGCCCACCCGGAGCTGTTCGAGATCGGCAACCACACCATGCACCACTGCGACCTGGTGCGCGGCGGAGGAGGCTCGCCGACCACCGCGCCATGCGCCGGTGGGGCGCCGACCGCCGACTTCATTCGCACGCAGCTGACCGATGCGGCGGCCATCCTGAAGCAGCTCTCCGGTCAGCAGCCGGTCCCGTACTGGCGCCCGCCATATGGATCGGTGAACGCAGCGGTGCGCGACGCCGCGGCATCGGTGGGGTACACCAAGACCTTCATGTGGGACATCGATACGATCGACTGGAAGCCGATCTCCGACGGCGGCCCGACCGCACAGCAGATCGCCACCAAGGTGATCAGCAACGCGCGCGACGGATCGAACGTGCTGATGCACCTGGGCGGATATCAGACGCTCAAGGCACTGGAGATCATGATCCCCGGCCTGCGCGACCGTGGCTTCCTGCTGACGAGCCTCTCCGACCTGCTGAACTAG
- a CDS encoding CoA-transferase, which produces MSDATPDELMIAAAAAELAGVRTVFVGIGLPNAAANLARQSVAPDLELIYESGVVGARPTRLPDSIGDPALVSGSAATMSMRDLFGGFLQGGRIEVGMLGAAQIDRWGNLNTTVIGSYDHPGVRLPGSGGACEIALNAGRVIIVMNQSMRSFVERVDFVTSPGHRRPDGSGGRPLWAGAGPTAVVTQLGVYHFGLDGEMELAGLHPGADGETVDAGTAWAMRRAATVTRLPEPSTATLAAIRWMLA; this is translated from the coding sequence GTGAGCGATGCCACGCCCGACGAGCTGATGATCGCGGCCGCGGCCGCCGAGCTGGCCGGGGTCCGGACCGTCTTTGTGGGGATCGGGCTCCCGAATGCAGCCGCCAACCTCGCCCGCCAATCGGTCGCACCCGACCTGGAGCTGATCTACGAGTCCGGCGTGGTGGGGGCTCGACCCACGCGCCTGCCAGACAGCATCGGCGACCCCGCGCTCGTCTCCGGGTCAGCGGCCACCATGAGCATGCGCGACCTGTTCGGCGGCTTCCTGCAGGGCGGTCGGATCGAGGTCGGGATGCTGGGCGCCGCGCAGATCGACCGCTGGGGCAACCTGAACACGACCGTCATCGGCTCATATGACCACCCCGGCGTGCGGTTGCCCGGCTCGGGCGGAGCCTGCGAGATCGCTCTCAACGCGGGGCGGGTGATCATCGTCATGAACCAGTCGATGCGCTCGTTCGTCGAACGCGTTGACTTCGTCACCTCGCCCGGTCACCGTCGCCCCGACGGCAGCGGCGGACGCCCTTTATGGGCAGGGGCTGGCCCCACGGCCGTTGTCACCCAGCTGGGCGTCTACCACTTCGGCCTGGACGGTGAGATGGAGCTGGCAGGGCTGCATCCCGGCGCGGACGGGGAGACGGTGGATGCCGGCACCGCCTGGGCAATGCGACGCGCGGCCACCGTCACGAGGTTGCCCGAGCCATCGACGGCGACGTTGGCCGCCATCCGATGGATGCTAGCCTAG
- a CDS encoding CoA-transferase — MSAKVVPLREAIAAHVHDGDTLAIEGFTHLISFAAAHEVIRQGRRDLTLARLTPDLVYDQMVAAGCASKLVFSWLGNPGVGSLHAIRRAIEAGQLEIEEYSHHGMVARYAAGASRLPFFPLRSYDGSDLATVNPLIRRVASPYDGEEISVVPPLNPDVTIIHAQRADADGNVQAWGIVGVQREAALAARRVIAVVEELIDSSVIRDDPDRTLLPGTVVDAVCVEPFGAHPSFAQGHYDRDNAFYRDWDAVSRDPDRLEAWLDEWVRGLDGRAAYVDRMGPARLDALRPEPRPSGSVDYGSYR; from the coding sequence ATGTCCGCAAAAGTCGTCCCCCTGCGCGAGGCGATCGCCGCCCACGTCCACGACGGCGACACCCTGGCGATCGAGGGCTTCACCCACCTGATCAGCTTCGCCGCTGCCCACGAGGTGATCCGCCAGGGCCGGCGCGACCTTACCCTGGCGCGACTGACGCCGGACCTCGTCTACGACCAGATGGTGGCGGCGGGGTGCGCCTCGAAGCTGGTCTTCTCCTGGCTCGGCAACCCCGGCGTCGGGTCGCTGCACGCAATCCGTCGCGCCATCGAGGCCGGCCAGCTCGAGATCGAGGAGTACAGCCACCACGGCATGGTGGCCCGCTACGCCGCCGGGGCCAGCCGCCTCCCCTTCTTCCCCCTGCGCTCATACGACGGCAGCGACCTGGCGACGGTCAATCCGCTGATCCGCCGCGTGGCCTCGCCATACGACGGGGAGGAGATCTCCGTCGTCCCGCCGCTCAACCCGGACGTCACGATCATCCACGCGCAACGCGCCGATGCCGACGGCAACGTCCAGGCCTGGGGGATCGTCGGGGTGCAGCGAGAGGCGGCACTCGCCGCGCGCCGCGTCATCGCCGTCGTCGAGGAGCTGATCGACTCATCGGTCATTCGCGACGATCCCGACCGCACGCTGCTGCCGGGGACGGTGGTGGACGCCGTCTGTGTGGAGCCGTTCGGGGCCCACCCGTCGTTCGCGCAGGGTCACTACGACCGCGACAATGCGTTCTATCGCGACTGGGACGCCGTCAGCCGCGATCCGGATCGGCTCGAGGCCTGGCTCGACGAGTGGGTGCGCGGCCTGGATGGACGAGCCGCCTACGTTGACCGGATGGGGCCCGCCAGGCTTGACGCGCTGCGCCCCGAGCCGCGCCCCTCGGGAAGCGTCGACTACGGGAGCTACCGGTGA
- a CDS encoding acetyl ornithine aminotransferase family protein: MSLETTPSAAARVTAPHIVTELPGPRAQALIARDDAVVSPSLTRAYPLVAETGDGYVVTDVDGNRFLDFAAGIAVCSTGHRHPKVVEAIKAQADRLIHIAATDFYEPRYLELTEHLARIAPFEERARVFLTNSGTEAVEGAIKLARHHTHRPGLIAFEGAFHGRTMGALSLTNSKIKQRAGFGPLLPMVYHAPFPRIRSWKEGSGGDGSAELEVLRKSILGRLIAPDDVAAIVIEPIQGEGGYFPAPASFLTGLRELCDEHGILLVADEVQSGMGRTGRWWAIQHAGVEPDIVTTAKGIASGMPLGAFVARDSVMTWPAGAHGSTFAGNPICAAAGKATMDLIEGGLMENAARMGARLRAGLEQVASEHDGVRDIRGVGLMLGVEFASHQAANAVELAAFERGLLLLECGEATIRLCPPLIVDEAAIDTAIRLFGEAIDAAARPVKGMQETGG; this comes from the coding sequence ATGTCCCTCGAGACCACTCCCTCGGCGGCTGCCCGCGTGACGGCGCCGCACATCGTCACCGAGCTGCCGGGACCACGTGCCCAGGCGCTCATCGCACGAGACGACGCGGTCGTCAGCCCCAGCCTGACACGCGCCTATCCGCTGGTCGCCGAGACCGGCGACGGCTACGTCGTAACTGACGTCGACGGCAACCGCTTCCTCGACTTCGCGGCCGGCATCGCGGTCTGCTCGACCGGCCATCGTCACCCCAAGGTGGTCGAGGCCATCAAGGCCCAGGCCGATCGGCTGATCCACATCGCCGCGACCGACTTCTACGAGCCACGCTACCTGGAGCTGACCGAGCACCTGGCCCGCATCGCGCCGTTCGAGGAGCGGGCGCGGGTCTTCCTCACCAACTCGGGCACCGAGGCGGTCGAGGGCGCCATCAAGCTGGCGCGCCACCACACCCATCGCCCCGGGCTGATCGCCTTCGAGGGCGCCTTCCACGGCCGCACCATGGGCGCCCTGTCGCTGACCAACAGCAAGATCAAGCAGCGCGCTGGCTTCGGTCCCCTGCTGCCGATGGTCTACCACGCTCCGTTCCCCCGCATTCGCAGCTGGAAGGAGGGGTCCGGAGGCGATGGCAGCGCCGAGCTCGAGGTCCTGCGCAAGAGCATCCTGGGCCGGCTGATCGCGCCCGATGACGTGGCAGCGATCGTGATCGAGCCGATCCAGGGCGAGGGTGGCTACTTCCCGGCGCCGGCATCGTTCCTCACGGGGCTGCGCGAGCTGTGCGATGAGCACGGCATCCTGTTGGTCGCCGATGAGGTCCAATCCGGCATGGGTCGCACCGGTCGCTGGTGGGCGATCCAGCACGCAGGGGTCGAGCCGGACATCGTCACAACCGCGAAGGGAATCGCGTCGGGGATGCCGCTCGGCGCCTTCGTGGCCCGCGACTCGGTCATGACCTGGCCGGCCGGTGCCCACGGCTCGACATTCGCCGGCAACCCAATCTGCGCGGCGGCCGGCAAAGCCACCATGGACCTGATCGAGGGCGGCCTGATGGAGAACGCCGCTCGGATGGGAGCGCGCCTGCGGGCAGGGCTCGAGCAGGTCGCGAGTGAGCACGATGGCGTCCGGGACATCCGGGGCGTGGGCCTGATGCTGGGGGTGGAGTTCGCCAGCCACCAGGCCGCCAACGCGGTCGAGCTGGCCGCCTTCGAGCGCGGGCTGCTGCTCCTGGAGTGCGGCGAGGCGACGATCCGGCTCTGCCCGCCGCTGATCGTCGACGAGGCCGCCATCGACACCGCGATTCGCCTCTTCGGCGAGGCCATCGACGCCGCGGCGAGGCCGGTCAAGGGGATGCAAGAGACCGGCGGCTAG
- a CDS encoding quinone-dependent dihydroorotate dehydrogenase, whose amino-acid sequence MRWRRISYRAIRPLLFRFDSEEIHGFSLSALRLAGGSGLGRTLAGLGGGASLEGAYVEVAGLRFRSRVGLGAGFDKDAIALRGWAALGLGFAEIGTVTPLPQAGNPRPRLFRLPGDEALINRMGFNNAGAEAVARNLARVRRRLPGDFVLGVNIGRNASTAAEDTIRDYLAVQQRLAPHADYLAVNVSSPNTPGLRDLQTPRHLRALLDALADAGRRLGPARPIFVKLAPDMLPGEMEAVLEAVLATRAKGLILANTTLSRGRLASPRELASEAGGLSGAPLLTGTRGLVRRARSLVGDRLAIMASGGIGSGQDAAMLIAAGADLVQLWSGLVYAGPGLIGETTKAVRPASDGLIR is encoded by the coding sequence ATGCGCTGGCGGCGCATCAGCTATCGCGCGATTCGTCCGCTCCTCTTCCGCTTCGATTCTGAGGAGATCCATGGCTTCAGCCTGTCGGCGCTGCGCCTGGCCGGCGGCAGCGGACTCGGGCGCACATTGGCCGGCCTGGGCGGAGGCGCCTCCCTTGAAGGAGCCTATGTCGAAGTCGCGGGGCTTCGCTTTCGCAGCCGCGTTGGCCTGGGCGCCGGGTTCGACAAGGACGCCATCGCGCTGCGCGGCTGGGCCGCCCTCGGCCTCGGCTTCGCCGAGATCGGCACGGTCACGCCGCTTCCGCAGGCCGGGAATCCGCGGCCGCGCCTCTTTCGGCTGCCAGGCGACGAAGCGCTCATCAACCGGATGGGCTTCAACAACGCCGGCGCAGAAGCGGTAGCGCGCAACCTTGCGCGGGTACGCCGGCGGTTGCCCGGCGACTTCGTGCTGGGGGTGAACATCGGTCGCAATGCGAGCACCGCGGCCGAGGACACAATTCGGGACTACCTCGCGGTCCAGCAACGGCTCGCCCCGCATGCCGATTATCTCGCGGTCAATGTGTCATCCCCCAACACGCCGGGCCTGCGCGATCTCCAGACGCCGAGGCACCTGCGTGCGCTGCTCGACGCCCTGGCGGACGCCGGCCGGCGGCTCGGCCCTGCGCGGCCGATCTTCGTCAAGCTCGCACCGGACATGCTCCCCGGTGAGATGGAGGCGGTCCTGGAAGCCGTGCTCGCAACTCGCGCGAAGGGACTGATCCTCGCCAACACGACCCTCTCCCGCGGTCGGTTGGCGTCACCGCGTGAGCTCGCATCGGAGGCCGGAGGCCTCTCGGGCGCTCCACTGCTGACCGGGACCCGTGGCCTCGTGCGCCGCGCTCGCAGCCTGGTCGGGGACCGTCTGGCGATCATGGCCTCCGGGGGCATCGGCTCCGGCCAGGACGCCGCGATGCTCATCGCCGCCGGCGCAGACCTGGTCCAGCTGTGGAGCGGGCTCGTCTACGCGGGGCCGGGCCTGATCGGCGAGACGACGAAAGCGGTGCGGCCCGCCTCAGACGGGCTGATACGATAG
- a CDS encoding DUF4288 domain-containing protein, producing MTTDELALEPVVDPSGWFSVQLRYAYLVDEAPIMVEDRVVLVDGVDEETALGRAIEVAEEYEDEFETDTGESGMIRFEGIVALKELDDPPAAGTEVWHEFMAPPGVEPDADDEPLPDLRPIEMAFPRAHDD from the coding sequence ATGACCACCGATGAGCTCGCGCTGGAGCCGGTCGTCGATCCGAGCGGCTGGTTCAGCGTCCAGCTCCGGTACGCCTATCTTGTCGACGAGGCGCCGATCATGGTCGAGGACCGGGTGGTGCTGGTCGACGGCGTCGACGAGGAGACCGCCCTGGGCCGCGCGATCGAGGTGGCCGAGGAATACGAGGACGAGTTCGAGACCGATACCGGCGAGTCGGGCATGATCCGCTTCGAGGGGATCGTGGCGCTCAAGGAGCTCGACGACCCGCCTGCCGCCGGCACCGAGGTCTGGCACGAGTTCATGGCCCCGCCGGGCGTCGAGCCCGATGCCGACGACGAGCCGCTCCCGGACCTGCGCCCGATCGAGATGGCCTTTCCGCGCGCTCACGACGACTGA